A genomic window from Sphingobacterium sp. BN32 includes:
- a CDS encoding PVC-type heme-binding CxxCH protein, which produces MRYPILAASLLVLLVGCKKKHENERIQQALDAFQLEEGLRIEPVAYEPMVIDPVAFAFDENRRMYVVEDRGYPDPAEEGEPTTLGRIVLLEDTDGDGTYDKRNEFATGLTYPNGILPWKGGVFITCAPHIYYYKDSDGDGIADIKKTVLTGFNDTKTSQIRMSHPTLGLDGWIYVTGGLNGGSITSPEHPDRPAVVYTAADGRFNPETYEFQVTGGKSQFGLTIDPYGHRFGTSNRHPVMQIVMEPWNLSRNPHLTFNEMVQNVSPVEANAVVYPISNAVTTAEYIPDLMGKSHTGTFTAASGLVVYNGTALKPEHKGNIFICESAQNLVQRQIVKEDGASFTSAIANEGKEFLASTDEWFRPVYAQHGPEGALYIVDMHRKVIDHPAYVPEEMRGQLDFEAGKTDGRIYRVVRKDFDDGDEDKTGKVATGATNKDLVDALSSADEWKRATAFRLLLESKPGDINDLLKETIAKGSNNEGKSRALWLAHNLGMLSLESLNQALASDEPSIREQAVQILASHTKYDQAKSTLNKLAEDPSARVRYYAAIALGNINTNEAVQALAKIAAKDGSNKWTRAAVLSGLSGRSQEFITAFASMKSAEPKAYAAVMQDLGRLLGHGGTIAEASDFFHRLVTPDAVDEWKISALLGLSEALNGRKQELKPNNKGLLYAINSSSNESLDGFVGKLKEIALKDTAEKQSRAISLLGYTSYEQSNDALRQLLDAHYSPQVQIQAINSIARLQDPKGAELLTDKAKWKAYSPKVKPTVISALISNTNFLPLLFKAIESGQIAAAEISSIDRTRLMKSKDKAIADRATGLFKELEGGDRMAVYEEYKNVLKNAKPVAKAGAAIFQTQCVVCHTYGGKGGQVGPDLSGIKNQPADALLLHILVPNYEVYPQYQSVIVKTKDGSTKSGWVVSETDNGLTLRTATGADEAVLRSNIETLTNSGLSLMPDGLEKTMSKEDMANLIEYLKKGDSK; this is translated from the coding sequence ATGAGATATCCAATTCTAGCCGCATCCTTACTCGTATTGCTCGTCGGCTGTAAAAAGAAACATGAGAATGAACGAATCCAACAGGCCTTAGATGCCTTTCAGCTGGAGGAGGGACTTCGAATTGAACCAGTTGCCTATGAGCCTATGGTCATCGATCCTGTAGCCTTCGCTTTTGATGAAAATCGAAGAATGTATGTTGTCGAGGATCGTGGATATCCCGATCCGGCAGAGGAAGGTGAGCCAACAACGCTCGGTAGAATCGTTTTATTGGAAGACACCGACGGCGATGGCACTTATGACAAAAGAAACGAATTCGCGACAGGACTCACTTATCCCAATGGCATCCTGCCATGGAAAGGAGGGGTCTTTATAACCTGTGCACCACATATTTACTATTACAAAGATTCTGATGGCGACGGGATTGCTGACATTAAAAAAACCGTACTGACGGGATTCAATGACACGAAGACCTCGCAAATTCGCATGAGCCATCCGACCTTGGGCTTAGACGGTTGGATCTATGTTACAGGAGGTTTAAACGGCGGTAGTATTACTTCGCCAGAGCATCCTGATCGCCCGGCAGTAGTTTACACGGCTGCAGATGGCCGTTTCAATCCCGAGACCTATGAATTCCAGGTCACGGGCGGGAAAAGTCAATTTGGCCTCACTATCGATCCCTATGGACATCGCTTCGGCACATCAAATCGACATCCGGTCATGCAGATCGTGATGGAGCCCTGGAACCTCTCGCGCAATCCGCATTTAACCTTTAATGAGATGGTACAGAATGTATCGCCAGTTGAAGCCAATGCCGTAGTTTATCCCATCAGTAATGCAGTAACTACTGCGGAGTACATCCCGGACCTCATGGGGAAATCGCATACCGGCACTTTTACTGCCGCTAGCGGTTTAGTCGTTTACAATGGAACGGCATTAAAACCAGAGCATAAAGGCAATATTTTTATCTGTGAATCGGCTCAGAACTTGGTTCAGAGACAGATTGTGAAAGAAGATGGAGCAAGCTTTACTTCCGCAATTGCGAATGAGGGCAAAGAGTTCTTAGCATCAACGGATGAATGGTTCCGCCCGGTCTATGCGCAGCATGGTCCGGAAGGTGCCTTGTATATTGTTGACATGCATCGCAAGGTGATTGACCATCCAGCCTATGTTCCAGAGGAGATGCGCGGGCAGCTGGATTTTGAGGCCGGCAAAACCGACGGAAGAATCTATAGGGTCGTACGCAAAGACTTCGACGATGGGGATGAAGACAAAACCGGAAAAGTGGCGACAGGAGCGACTAACAAAGACTTGGTCGATGCCTTGAGTTCTGCCGACGAGTGGAAAAGAGCGACAGCCTTTCGCTTACTTTTGGAGTCTAAGCCAGGAGATATCAATGACTTATTGAAAGAAACGATTGCTAAGGGTTCGAACAATGAAGGGAAATCCAGAGCGCTTTGGTTAGCTCATAATCTAGGCATGCTTAGCTTGGAAAGCCTTAATCAGGCCTTAGCAAGCGATGAACCTTCCATTCGTGAACAAGCTGTGCAAATCCTTGCTAGCCATACAAAATATGACCAGGCGAAATCTACATTGAACAAACTGGCAGAAGATCCGTCGGCACGTGTAAGATATTATGCAGCAATCGCTTTAGGGAATATCAACACGAATGAAGCTGTTCAAGCTTTAGCTAAAATTGCGGCAAAAGACGGCTCCAATAAGTGGACTCGTGCAGCTGTATTAAGCGGGCTGTCGGGTCGTTCTCAAGAATTTATTACCGCTTTTGCAAGTATGAAATCGGCCGAACCAAAAGCTTATGCCGCAGTGATGCAGGACTTAGGAAGGCTGCTCGGGCATGGCGGAACTATTGCTGAAGCCTCCGACTTCTTCCATCGCCTAGTTACTCCGGATGCTGTTGATGAATGGAAGATATCCGCCCTACTAGGGCTATCAGAAGCTTTAAACGGCAGAAAGCAAGAACTTAAACCCAATAATAAAGGACTACTTTATGCCATCAATAGCTCATCAAATGAAAGTCTAGACGGCTTCGTCGGCAAATTAAAAGAAATCGCACTCAAAGATACAGCGGAGAAACAAAGTCGCGCAATCTCACTATTGGGGTATACGAGTTACGAGCAGTCTAACGATGCCTTGCGTCAGTTGTTGGATGCTCATTATTCGCCACAGGTGCAGATTCAAGCCATCAATTCCATCGCGAGATTGCAGGATCCTAAAGGAGCCGAATTATTGACCGACAAAGCGAAATGGAAAGCATACTCGCCGAAAGTAAAACCTACTGTAATCTCTGCGCTAATCTCCAATACGAACTTTCTGCCTCTACTATTTAAAGCCATTGAAAGCGGTCAGATTGCCGCTGCAGAAATATCCTCCATCGATAGAACGCGTCTGATGAAAAGTAAGGACAAAGCGATTGCAGATCGAGCAACGGGATTATTTAAAGAGCTTGAAGGCGGAGATCGGATGGCGGTATATGAAGAATATAAAAACGTATTGAAAAATGCCAAACCAGTTGCTAAAGCAGGGGCGGCAATCTTTCAGACCCAGTGTGTTGTATGTCATACCTATGGCGGCAAAGGCGGGCAAGTTGGGCCGGATCTTTCCGGAATCAAGAATCAGCCGGCGGACGCCTTATTGTTACATATTCTGGTGCCAAATTATGAGGTTTATCCGCAATATCAATCAGTCATCGTTAAAACGAAAGACGGCAGTACCAAGTCGGGCTGGGTAGTTTCTGAAACAGACAATGGACTTACCCTGCGAACGGCAACTGGTGCTGACGAAGCTGTATTGCGCAGTAATATTGAAACCTTGACCAATTCAGGATTGTCGCTGATGCCTGATGGTTTGGAAAAAACAATGTCGAAAGAAGACATGGCAAATCTTATTGAATACCTTAAAAAGGGAGACTCTAAGTAA
- a CDS encoding neutral/alkaline non-lysosomal ceramidase N-terminal domain-containing protein, whose amino-acid sequence MERKINKQTVRSFLLSTLFILSAMLSFGQQRSFMAGAATTVITPYLGGGIVGNFGIPPEAKNIHDELHARSIVLDDGDNKLAFIICDNIGLARKVCDVAKKEINERTGIPTSNILIAGTHTHSATSAEGEGPKRRGWNPQEGLDQYQDMLALRIADAVEMAIYRMEPAKIGWGSVNIPEHVFNRRWHMKDLVVNPFGEKEPVRFNPGIGNPDIVKPAGPTDPEVSFLSVQAIDGRAIALLANYSLHYIGGVPMHDISADYFAVFANRMQELLTQNNPEAPFVGIMTNGTSGDINNINVQGAPPKDAPYEKMKFVANDIAQKVYSALQNVKYQPWLKLQAKHAEQTLIVRKPTDKQLSLAKQIFSMPEGSKPINHPLERTYAERITQLQNEWPNEISVVLQTFRIGDLQIAAIPFETFAESGLALKSQYPKNKTFTISFANGSYGYLPTPEQHKLGGYETWLGTNRVEVNASRKIFSTINNLFSQMN is encoded by the coding sequence ATGGAAAGAAAAATCAATAAGCAGACAGTGAGAAGTTTCTTACTTTCTACGTTATTCATCTTATCAGCAATGCTAAGTTTTGGGCAACAGCGCAGCTTTATGGCAGGTGCTGCCACGACGGTCATTACCCCCTACCTTGGTGGTGGAATTGTTGGGAATTTTGGAATACCTCCTGAGGCTAAGAACATTCACGACGAACTTCATGCGCGGAGTATCGTTCTTGACGATGGCGACAACAAACTTGCTTTTATCATCTGTGATAATATCGGACTTGCGCGCAAGGTGTGCGATGTTGCAAAAAAAGAAATTAATGAACGTACCGGTATTCCCACATCCAATATTTTAATCGCCGGTACACATACCCATTCTGCAACGAGTGCCGAAGGGGAAGGCCCTAAGCGCCGCGGCTGGAACCCGCAGGAAGGCCTTGATCAATATCAGGATATGTTAGCACTACGAATTGCGGATGCGGTCGAAATGGCTATTTACCGAATGGAACCCGCAAAGATCGGCTGGGGCTCAGTAAACATTCCTGAACATGTCTTCAATAGAAGATGGCATATGAAAGATCTTGTCGTAAATCCTTTTGGAGAAAAAGAACCGGTAAGATTTAACCCCGGCATTGGCAATCCGGATATTGTAAAACCGGCGGGACCAACGGATCCGGAAGTATCCTTTCTATCAGTTCAGGCAATCGATGGTCGAGCAATCGCGCTCCTGGCAAATTACTCCTTACACTATATCGGAGGAGTTCCTATGCACGATATTTCTGCCGATTACTTTGCCGTCTTCGCCAATCGAATGCAAGAGTTGCTCACGCAGAATAACCCGGAAGCCCCTTTTGTAGGAATTATGACTAACGGCACTTCAGGAGACATCAATAATATCAATGTGCAAGGCGCTCCGCCAAAAGATGCTCCCTACGAAAAGATGAAATTTGTAGCAAATGACATTGCTCAAAAAGTATACAGCGCATTACAAAACGTGAAGTACCAACCTTGGCTTAAACTACAGGCAAAGCACGCGGAACAAACGCTCATCGTCCGTAAACCGACGGACAAGCAACTGTCCCTAGCGAAGCAAATCTTTTCCATGCCAGAAGGTAGCAAACCTATCAACCATCCGTTGGAAAGAACCTATGCCGAGCGTATTACGCAATTACAGAATGAATGGCCGAATGAGATATCCGTAGTATTACAAACTTTTCGCATCGGGGATTTGCAAATCGCAGCCATACCTTTCGAAACATTCGCCGAGTCGGGTTTAGCCCTCAAGTCGCAATATCCAAAGAATAAAACATTTACGATTTCTTTCGCCAATGGTTCTTATGGCTACTTGCCAACGCCAGAGCAGCATAAACTCGGTGGATACGAGACTTGGCTAGGAACGAATCGTGTAGAGGTAAATGCTTCTAGAAAAATTTTCAGCACGATTAACAACCTATTTTCTCAGATGAATTAA
- a CDS encoding RagB/SusD family nutrient uptake outer membrane protein, with the protein MNKIYKIGLLAIFLATSCNDDYLEKYPLDEISDATFWKTASDVEMYANQFYATLFDARLAWFSVDNASDNQIPSSRNIYTWNEYNVPATDGGWGKGDWLQIRRCNYALDRIATMTISDPALKRAEGEIRFFKSFHYFEKLKKFGEVPWLNSSLTPESPELTAARDSRETVTKNILADLDFAIANLPESSAADRLTKYAALALKTEVSLYEGTFRKYHQVGTGHDELLRLAATSAEQIINSNLFAVYKTGKAEQDFFDLFVQYELKGNPEGILVQRFITDKRMHNNVRQLGEPQTGYSKDFVESYLCADGLPIALSPLYKGDANFADEFVNRDPRMRQSIYHEDRPYRIFDNGTVNYKEMPEFLNSNCPTSYFIIKGYSPFEKDRLPSTSIIDDFIYRYGKVLLDYAEAKAELGECTQAVLDRTINLLRDRVGMPHLTVAVGFTDPNWPKWEVPISPLLNEIRRERRIETSAEGDRWDDLVRWKAGKLLENPKTILGARNPADGNLRVVYPGFTARKWDNKLYLYPIPTQEITLNPSLTQNPGWQ; encoded by the coding sequence ATGAACAAGATATACAAAATAGGTTTGTTGGCTATATTCTTAGCGACTTCCTGCAACGACGATTACCTTGAAAAATATCCCTTAGACGAAATCAGCGACGCAACATTTTGGAAAACAGCATCGGATGTGGAGATGTATGCTAACCAGTTCTATGCTACACTTTTTGACGCCAGATTGGCTTGGTTCAGCGTAGATAACGCAAGTGACAACCAAATACCAAGCAGTAGAAATATTTACACCTGGAATGAATACAATGTACCGGCAACCGATGGCGGTTGGGGAAAAGGAGATTGGTTACAAATACGTCGCTGTAATTATGCGCTTGATCGCATTGCTACCATGACGATCAGCGACCCTGCGCTGAAAAGAGCGGAGGGAGAAATACGCTTTTTTAAATCCTTTCACTACTTTGAGAAGCTTAAAAAATTCGGAGAAGTGCCTTGGTTGAACTCGAGTTTAACGCCTGAGTCACCCGAACTAACCGCAGCAAGAGACAGTAGAGAAACCGTGACGAAAAATATTCTAGCAGACCTGGATTTCGCCATTGCCAATCTTCCTGAAAGCTCCGCCGCCGACCGACTGACGAAGTATGCAGCTCTAGCACTTAAAACAGAGGTTAGTCTTTATGAAGGTACTTTTCGCAAATATCATCAAGTGGGGACTGGACATGACGAACTGTTGAGACTTGCCGCAACTTCGGCTGAACAAATCATTAATTCCAACCTATTCGCTGTTTATAAAACTGGAAAAGCAGAGCAAGATTTCTTCGATTTGTTTGTGCAATACGAGCTTAAAGGTAACCCGGAAGGCATTTTGGTACAGCGATTCATTACCGACAAAAGGATGCACAACAACGTTCGACAACTCGGGGAACCGCAAACAGGCTATAGCAAGGATTTTGTTGAGTCTTATTTGTGTGCGGATGGTTTACCGATTGCGTTAAGCCCGCTATATAAGGGCGATGCTAACTTCGCAGATGAATTTGTAAATCGAGATCCAAGAATGCGACAATCGATCTATCACGAAGATCGACCCTATCGTATTTTCGACAATGGAACGGTGAATTACAAAGAAATGCCCGAGTTCCTGAACTCTAACTGTCCAACAAGCTACTTCATCATCAAAGGATACAGTCCTTTCGAAAAGGATCGCTTACCGAGTACTTCTATTATTGACGATTTCATCTATCGTTATGGTAAAGTGCTTTTGGATTATGCAGAGGCAAAAGCGGAATTAGGCGAATGCACACAGGCCGTCTTAGATCGAACGATCAATCTTTTACGCGATCGCGTAGGGATGCCACACTTGACGGTCGCTGTAGGATTTACAGATCCTAATTGGCCGAAATGGGAGGTGCCAATTTCCCCGCTTTTAAACGAAATACGTCGAGAACGCAGAATAGAAACTTCTGCAGAGGGAGACCGATGGGACGACCTGGTGCGTTGGAAAGCAGGGAAGCTATTGGAAAACCCAAAGACTATCCTTGGTGCTAGGAATCCTGCAGATGGTAATTTACGTGTCGTTTACCCGGGATTCACAGCGAGGAAATGGGATAACAAACTTTATCTCTATCCAATCCCAACACAAGAAATTACACTCAATCCGAGCTTAACACAGAATCCAGGTTGGCAATAA
- a CDS encoding TonB-dependent receptor, with amino-acid sequence MEQISSQEQLSRILRVFFISAGLIMCTGSLSAYSESDRDSNLSLIKGKSLKRTNVAHSNINQQRTLSGTVRNADGVPLEGVSVKVKGSTAATSTNADGQYSLQANNEANTLVFSTVGYITQEIAIGGSGVTDVTLQSDVTSIGDVVVIGYGTQKKENLTGAVSTVTSEVLESRPITTLGQGLQGTAPNLNVTQGSGAPGKGSTFNVRGNTSINGGGPLILVNGVPMDPNLISPSDIESVTILKDAASAAIYGARAAYGVILITTKSGKKDKPVISFSTLFSSNSPTSKIDFIDTKDRIAYMNEASMRVNGRNYFDDLTMEAMMAHYNDPSKPNSFVHPSSKDEWRGVANTNWEDVLMNKSYPMQQHTASITGGSEKFDYYSSFSFIKQDGLANKDLFDEYYKRYNFMTNLNYHIKEWITVGTKVSINNGNKHFPPNDPQFRNSFPEDGTIYQTNVYSTQPVRDPNGNWGHEGSIFNPAQMLSEGGYQTRHVNDMWMTGLVKLTPVKEVSINVDYSFNNKATKEMSYLAKQPFYNVAGEVMGYYGGSNPNRVTRTNYDDRYYVFNAYADYTKTFAEKHYFKAMLGFNQEHAQYNSVSAERRNLIINEVPYINLASGDRFAYDGINEYAIRGAFSRINYSYADRYLVEFNGRYDGTSKFAQRDRFAFFPSVSVGWRVDNEPFFEPIKKTINQLKFRASYGNLGNQNIDLYYPYIATMTAAEVNYLINGDRPMSVYAPGLVSSTLTWETVTQKNFGVDFGFLDNRLNGSFDFYTRDTKNMLTKSQTLPAVLAVTEPQANAADLRTTGFDLTLNWNDQVGDFSYGFTGILSDYLAKITRFSNPSGLISDYYKGADMGNIWGLTTGGLFQTDAEALALDQSNINGRKRQAGDLWMVDINGDGKITRGAQTLSNPGDMSIIGNNTPRYSFGLRTNLAWKGFDMDIFFQGVGKRDLVISNLYYLTQYSNEWVGIPKVAMDYWSPENPDAFFPRPIIAGAADITTVQTRYLQNAAYLRLKQLTLGYTLPQELTQKISSDRIRVFFTGSNLWTLTKMIKISDPELAGPSAYPMFRSFSFGANFSF; translated from the coding sequence ATGGAACAGATTAGCAGCCAAGAGCAACTATCGCGAATCCTACGAGTATTCTTTATCAGCGCAGGGCTGATTATGTGTACCGGGAGCCTATCGGCCTATTCCGAGAGCGACCGCGATTCTAACTTGTCCTTGATCAAGGGCAAGTCGCTCAAAAGAACAAATGTTGCGCACAGCAACATCAATCAACAACGAACATTATCAGGGACGGTGCGAAATGCCGACGGTGTTCCACTCGAAGGGGTGAGTGTGAAAGTGAAGGGTTCAACCGCAGCGACATCGACCAATGCAGACGGTCAGTACAGTCTACAAGCCAATAATGAAGCAAACACGCTTGTTTTCAGCACCGTAGGCTATATCACACAGGAAATTGCTATCGGAGGTAGTGGAGTTACGGACGTGACGCTACAATCGGATGTGACTTCCATTGGCGATGTGGTGGTGATCGGATATGGTACGCAGAAGAAGGAAAATCTTACTGGTGCGGTATCTACGGTTACTTCCGAGGTACTCGAAAGCCGTCCGATTACCACGCTGGGGCAGGGATTACAGGGAACAGCCCCTAACCTAAACGTTACGCAAGGCAGCGGTGCCCCAGGAAAGGGTTCCACCTTTAATGTACGTGGTAATACATCCATCAATGGCGGAGGTCCATTAATTCTAGTTAACGGCGTGCCGATGGATCCGAACCTGATCAGTCCTTCGGATATCGAGAGCGTGACGATTTTAAAAGATGCAGCCTCGGCAGCAATCTACGGAGCTCGCGCTGCCTATGGGGTTATCCTAATCACCACTAAATCCGGTAAAAAAGATAAACCAGTAATCAGCTTTTCTACCTTATTCTCTTCCAATAGCCCAACAAGCAAGATCGACTTTATCGACACCAAAGATCGCATCGCTTACATGAATGAGGCGTCAATGCGGGTCAATGGGAGAAACTATTTTGATGATTTGACGATGGAAGCCATGATGGCCCATTATAATGATCCGTCAAAACCCAATTCTTTTGTGCATCCAAGCTCGAAAGATGAGTGGAGAGGAGTAGCGAATACCAACTGGGAAGATGTACTGATGAATAAAAGCTACCCAATGCAACAGCACACCGCAAGCATCACGGGTGGTTCAGAGAAGTTCGACTATTACTCTTCGTTCTCTTTCATAAAGCAGGACGGTCTTGCAAACAAGGATTTGTTTGATGAGTACTACAAGCGCTATAACTTTATGACCAACTTAAATTATCATATCAAAGAATGGATAACCGTTGGGACGAAAGTAAGTATCAACAACGGGAATAAACATTTTCCACCCAACGATCCGCAATTCAGAAACTCCTTTCCGGAAGACGGCACCATTTATCAAACCAACGTCTATTCCACACAGCCTGTAAGGGATCCAAACGGCAATTGGGGTCATGAGGGCTCTATCTTCAATCCGGCGCAAATGTTAAGCGAAGGCGGTTATCAAACCCGTCATGTAAACGATATGTGGATGACCGGTTTGGTCAAGCTAACACCTGTAAAAGAGGTGAGCATCAATGTAGACTACTCGTTCAACAATAAAGCTACTAAAGAGATGTCCTATCTTGCAAAACAGCCATTCTATAATGTCGCTGGTGAGGTAATGGGTTATTACGGCGGAAGTAACCCAAATCGAGTAACCCGTACGAATTATGACGATCGCTATTATGTGTTCAATGCATACGCAGATTATACCAAAACTTTTGCCGAGAAACACTATTTCAAGGCGATGCTAGGATTTAACCAAGAGCATGCACAATATAATTCCGTAAGTGCCGAACGTCGAAATCTGATCATTAACGAGGTTCCTTATATCAATTTAGCTTCTGGGGACCGATTTGCCTACGATGGGATCAACGAATATGCTATCCGGGGCGCATTTTCTCGTATAAATTATAGCTATGCTGACCGTTATTTGGTCGAATTCAATGGCCGCTACGATGGCACCTCCAAATTTGCTCAACGCGACAGGTTTGCATTCTTCCCTTCGGTTTCAGTCGGATGGCGTGTGGATAATGAGCCGTTCTTTGAACCGATTAAGAAAACCATAAATCAACTGAAATTCCGCGCTTCCTACGGTAACCTAGGAAATCAAAATATTGACCTGTACTACCCTTATATCGCGACCATGACCGCAGCCGAAGTAAACTACCTAATCAATGGTGACCGTCCGATGTCGGTGTATGCACCGGGCTTAGTGAGTTCGACCTTGACTTGGGAAACGGTGACCCAGAAAAACTTCGGCGTAGACTTCGGTTTCTTAGATAACCGACTGAACGGCTCTTTCGATTTCTATACCCGCGATACAAAGAACATGTTGACAAAGTCGCAAACGCTTCCTGCAGTATTAGCCGTCACAGAACCGCAGGCGAACGCTGCAGACTTGAGAACGACAGGATTTGACTTGACCCTCAACTGGAACGATCAGGTAGGCGATTTCAGTTATGGATTTACAGGAATTCTATCCGACTATCTTGCCAAGATTACCAGATTTAGTAACCCTAGCGGATTAATTTCTGATTATTATAAAGGTGCTGACATGGGAAATATCTGGGGATTAACAACCGGAGGACTCTTCCAAACTGACGCAGAGGCTCTTGCACTCGACCAGAGTAATATCAACGGCAGAAAAAGACAAGCCGGCGATTTATGGATGGTGGATATCAACGGTGATGGCAAGATCACAAGGGGCGCACAAACACTAAGCAACCCTGGCGATATGAGCATCATCGGGAACAATACGCCTCGTTATAGTTTCGGTTTGAGAACGAATCTAGCTTGGAAAGGGTTCGATATGGATATTTTTTTCCAAGGCGTTGGAAAACGTGACCTGGTAATCTCCAACTTATATTATTTGACTCAATATTCGAATGAGTGGGTTGGTATCCCGAAAGTTGCTATGGATTATTGGTCTCCAGAAAACCCCGACGCTTTCTTTCCTAGACCCATAATTGCTGGGGCAGCCGATATTACAACCGTACAAACGCGCTATTTGCAAAACGCTGCCTACCTACGCCTGAAGCAATTAACCTTGGGATATACACTTCCACAAGAGTTGACACAGAAGATTAGTTCGGATAGAATTCGCGTATTCTTCACGGGAAGCAATTTATGGACATTAACCAAAATGATTAAGATTTCTGACCCTGAACTCGCCGGACCTAGCGCTTATCCTATGTTCCGCTCGTTCTCGTTTGGAGCAAACTTCAGTTTTTAA
- a CDS encoding GntR family transcriptional regulator, translated as MQRSSGTPLYKKVFEELKSQIDSGLYKMGDLLPSENELCKLYFTTRPTVRQALNDLSNLGYIVRQHGKGSIVSEPKNGLGILSLKGSTAGVGKHNLKTAIITKPIKQTWPDSFEFELTPEEKEAGSIYLSRLRYVDGLPTLFEETYISNIDLPRFTLHNLEKNSLFETLKNYHDVEVKEGEQKIWAIEASKDLAEMFNIKTKKPVLHMKRRLKTNKKNLFIYSFLYCNTQDFFIQDYF; from the coding sequence ATGCAAAGATCGTCGGGAACCCCTCTCTACAAGAAAGTATTCGAAGAGTTAAAAAGCCAGATCGATTCTGGGCTATACAAAATGGGTGATTTATTGCCATCGGAGAACGAGCTTTGTAAACTTTATTTTACCACGCGCCCTACCGTACGCCAAGCGCTCAACGACCTTAGTAACCTAGGTTATATTGTCAGACAGCATGGGAAGGGCAGCATCGTCTCTGAACCGAAGAATGGTCTAGGGATTTTATCGCTTAAAGGGTCTACAGCCGGCGTTGGAAAGCATAACCTAAAAACAGCCATCATTACGAAACCTATTAAGCAGACCTGGCCTGATTCCTTTGAATTTGAACTAACCCCAGAGGAGAAAGAAGCGGGTTCCATTTACCTTTCGCGCCTGCGTTATGTTGATGGCTTGCCAACCCTATTCGAAGAGACTTATATCTCAAACATAGATTTACCCCGTTTTACGCTCCATAATTTGGAAAAAAACTCGCTCTTTGAGACATTAAAGAATTATCATGATGTGGAGGTAAAGGAGGGCGAACAAAAAATATGGGCGATTGAGGCATCGAAAGATTTGGCGGAAATGTTCAATATCAAAACGAAAAAACCCGTTTTGCATATGAAACGTCGATTAAAAACCAATAAGAAAAACCTGTTCATCTATTCTTTTCTTTATTGTAATACACAGGATTTCTTTATTCAGGATTATTTTTAG